The Bdellovibrio sp. ZAP7 DNA segment GTATTGCCCATTATCAGTGCCGGAATCAGCGTCGTGAACGTTTCGTTTAAAGGATAATTGAAAGGCCCCATACACAGGGTCACTCCCAATGGAGCCCGGCGAATCTGCGCCATCACTCCACCCGAGAATTGAAAACGACTGGCTTCGCGGTCCATGTTTTTTACTTCATTCACCGTATCATCGATGTACTGAATCGTACGATCAAACTCAGCTTGGGAGTCTGCCCAGTTTTTTCCGATCTCCCACATAAGCAGGCGACAAATGATTTCACGCTGCTCAAGCATGCCATTTCTGAAAGCCACGACCGCATTCATACGATCTTCCATGCGCGATGTTGGCCAATCGCCCAACCCCTTTGCCCAAGCTTTCGCAGCTCCGTCGACAGCTTCACCCAATATATTCGCGCTTACGTGCGGAGTCGTTCCGATTTGTTTTGGCTGACCGTCTTCTGTACAGGTCGAAAAAACCGGCTGAGCTTCATAGCCTTTATCGCGGATTTCGCCGTTAATTAAAATACGGCCATTTAACTGAGGAATACCCGGAAATTCTGGGAGCTGATAGTTCATCACGGTGGTCCTTTCAGAGGTGATAAGTTAGGTTACTCTCCTCTGGTCGTCGCGCAAGGCCTTTAGCAGCTATGTCATACCCTTGCCACCAGACATAATGTTTAAACTGTTTACAATCCTGAGGAGTTTTCAGCCCCTCTGGCGGGAGCCCTGTTGTTCCGTTAAACTCCCGGCTTAAGGAAAAACATATGAACAAGAATCTAACGCAAGTCGCATTGTCTCTTCTTGCCCTGACCCTGATCGCCGGCTGCCAGGGAACCAACCCGGGTGCTCAAGTTGAGCTAACTAACGAAACCGGAATTGTTGGTGGCGAGCCGATTGCTAAAAATAGCTCCTTGATAAAACATGCCGTGGGGCTTTTGATATTGCGCAAAGATGAATCCCAAACCACCTGCTCTGCCGTTATAATTCGAAAAGATCTAATCTTAACTGCTAGACATTGTCTGACCAATGCTAAATTGGTCTATGTGATGTTCACGAATGATATGCATTCTAAAGACTATTACTATCTGAATTCGACGACATTCATTTCATATGAAAAAAACCCTGACACGGGCAAGGATGCTGATCTTGCGTTAATCAAAGTCCGTGGGGATCTGGCACCGGGATATGAACCCATCAATATGCCGACCGAAACCATTCGCGCTAAACCAGGTTTGGACATTATTCATATTGGCTTTGGGCAAAGCAAAAGCATCGCAAACAGTCCGACCGACGAAAAGGGATGGGGAATCCTTCGTACCGTCAAACAAAAGGTCTTGTACATGTACGACATTATGGAGAAGAATTCGCAATCTTTTGTGGTGGATCAATCCAATCTTAAGGGAATCTGCTATGGAGATTCCGGTGGCCCAGCTTATACGGTCTCGAACGGTAAGTACTACCTAGTGGGTATTAATGAAGGAACCTTGGCTGGTTACAACAAAGACCCCAATGACACGGACACCTGTCATGGTCGCAGTTTGCTCGTCGACGTTTTTGCCACGAAAAAATGGATATTAGACAACGCTGCGAAACTTCAATAAGCTTCTTACCCAAGGAGCTTTCATGAGAGCAAAAGTCCACAGAATTGATGGTCATCATTTTAAATTTGAAGTTCGCGGAATGCAGGGAGATATCGACGTTGCCTTCGCTGATGGCAAGTCCGCAGGCCCAAGCCCGAAAGAATTAGTACTTGCCGCTTTATGTGGATGCACAGGAACAGACGTTGTTGATCTGATGGCCAAGTTTCAAGTGCAATATGAAAGCTTCGATCTGGAAGCCCGTGCGGGACTAACCGACAAGCATCCAAAAATCTTCACGCGCATTGATTTGACCTACTCAGTAAAAGGCGCTGGCATCGACGCCGCGCAAGTTGTCGAGGCAGCCAAACGCTCGACTCATCAATACAGCGGAACCGCAGCGATGCTTTCAAAAGCGGTTCCCATTTTCTATACTGTTCAAGTCAACGGAGAAACCGTTGCCACTGATCAAGCGCAATTCGCGTAAATAAAAAAGCCCCGGGGGACAATCCGGGGCCTTTCGAGTGCAACCGCTATTCGAAATGCGGGTACACAAATAATTTAAAGATCACCAAAAGAACAACCAAAACTCCCAGAATAATAATTCCACGAGAATTGTGTTTTACATCGGGAGGCACGCTAGTGTGTGATGACTTGTTTTCCATACAAATAAATCCATTCCCTTCGCTTTCAAAGCAAAGGTGTTAAGTTCGTAAAAACTAAAATTAAACTGTGGGATTAGATGATGGAAACTGGCGGGGCTCGGGACTGAGACCAATTAAATTCAACAAGACTTTGATAACGATAGGAAACAGGATCGCGATGGCCGTATTCGACCTCGGGATTTAAAAGTACAAATTCCGTGACGACAGCAAAGAACGTCGGCAGACGATCTGTGTTTTTAAAGAAACGAAGATTACTTGAAAGTTCAAAGGCTAGCGTGGGACTCGCAACCAGACGTTGCACTGAAGAAACAGACGCACCACTGCCCGCTGCGACTTCCAGTTGTGGAAAGCTCGCAAAAAACAAAAATGCGAAAAGAAATAGAAAACCTGAATACTTCACAAGCTTCACGCTAACAGCGTTTGCAAGTCTTGTCAAAACTCGGACTATTCGCCTGAGACGATTGAATTGGAAGTGGAGCTGACATGGATTGTGATCGTTTTCGCATCCTGCTGCGCACGATACTCTGCGGAACCATTGACCAAAGCCACTGCGCCACAAAGCACCATAATAACCAGAACGCCTAATCCAAAAATTTTAAGTGTGTTCATGCTTCTTAGTATACAAGCTCCCCAGAGGGACCGCGAACCGCGTTCTCACAACGGGACGCTATATTCACGAGTGTCGAAAAGTTAGCGCATAATTCCTTCACGGCTCAGAGGAAAATCGTCAATATCTTCGACACGAACTACAGCACTGATAATTCACAGTGAAAGTGCTCATTGATTGTGAGTCTTTGTGGAGATTCCTAGAATATCCCTCTGCAAGGAGTTTTTCATGGAATTAAAAGATCAGGTTATCATCGTTACGGGTGCCGCCAGTGGAATCGGAAGAGAGTCCGCCGTCGCTCTTGCTAAAAAAGGCGCAAAAATAATTTCTGCTGACTACAACGATCAAGGGGCGGAAAAGACCGCCGAAGAATTGCGCGAAATCGGCGTCCCCGCCTTTTCATTCAAAGTCGATGTTTCCAAAGCGGAACAAGTCAAAGCTCTGGTCGACTTTGCTGTCGAAAAATTTGGGACCTTAAACGGGATCTTTAATAATGCCGGTATAGGTCTGGTGAAACCGTTTCTGGAAATGGAACCCGCCTCTTACATGAAAGTTATCGAGGTCGATCAACACAGCGTTTATTATGGAATGTGGTACGCGGCTAAGAAAATGGTGGAACTTAAAGCCAAGGGTACATTCGTTAACACCGCTTCTATATATGGGACCATGGCTTCTGAAGGAAGTTTCAATTACAACGCCGCGAAAGCCGCCGTCGTGATGATGAGCAAAACCGCCGCATTAGAACTGGCTCCGTATGGCATTCGCGTGGTCGGAGTGGCGCCGGGCTTTATCAACACATCAATTCTGGGTGATGATAAAGCCATGAAGGATACTTTGGCGAAACAACATATGCATGGGCGTTTGATTGAACCCGAAAAAGTGGCAAGTGTAGTGGCCTTTTTGTTCTCTGACGCTGCCCAAGCGATCAATGGAACAACTGTTCCCGTGGATGACGGGTTTCTGGTGTTTAAGAAATAGTAGAATTTTATCCCGCGACGCCTTAGGATTTTCTTATGAACAAAAATCTTCAGAAAATCGTTTTGGCTGTCGTGGGAATTGTCATTGTCGCAATCGCAGCTCGTTATAGCTATTACGGGTCCCTGGTTCGATCTTGCATTTACACCGAAGAAGAAAAAACCGTGGCGCCCCGCTTTAAAGATGCCAAGATCCATTTATTCCGACAAGCCGCTGTCATCTCGGGTCCCACCGAAGAATATGCCTGCCTGCCTTTGATGAATCAGTTCACCAACCGCATTCAAGAAGTCCAATATGCTCATCACGACAAAGGCGACAAAACCCTGATCGACGAGAAATCCAATTTAGAGTTTTCTATTGTCCGCTATATCTCGGTCACTAAACATGGGATTACGACCATCGATTCCGGCAAAGGCCCCATTGATTACCTGATATTGCAAGACCAGCTGGGAAAATTCTATCGCGTCGCCGTCGTAAGCTTAGGGATCAACCGCGACAGCGATGAATACCTAAAGGCCTCCACCAGCGAAGGCGAGGAAGTTCTCTCTCCGGAGACGGCCTTTTTAGAATAACAACACCGCGCGTCCTGTAATAACATCAGGGTTTCGTCAAGAATTGTGAATTTTATTGAGTCACGGAAATACCGGGACTACAAAAGTTCTATGAAAAGACTGACTCTGACAGCTTCTTTGATCCTGATTCTTCCTTTAACGTCCCAAGCCGACTGGACACAGATTTCGGCGCGGGATTTTACCATGCAGGATCCACCGATCTCAGAATCCTCGGTTGAAAAAGCAGAAGTCGACGTCATGTTTGATCTGCAAAACCGCCGCACCGAAGCTGAGTGCGCCATGGCCGAAAAACAGCAAAGCCCCACATTCGATGCTTTCTATAAAAAATCAGGCCTTTTCACTGCCGAAGAATACGCAAAAATCCAAAGACCTCTGATGCAAGCCTCCTCCCTGGCTTCAAAAATTTCTGAATCCTTTAAAGACCACTATCACCGCCCCCGTCCTTACAGCGATTACTCTCGCCTTCGTCCCTGCATTCCTCCTCCAGGTGGTTCAAAATCTTACCCAAGCATGCACGCCGCCGTCAGCATGACTGACGCCTGCATTATGGCTGCGATCTTTCCAGATCGTGCTCAGCAGATTTTGACTTACGGAGATCGTCTGGGAACTCTACGTACAGTGGTGGGAGTTCACTATCCTTCGGATGTTACGGCGGGTAAAATCCTGGGTGAGCAAATTTGCAAGGCCCTGTTAGCTGATCCTTCATATACAAAGCTCCTGCCTCATAATTAGCTCTATAGTCTGCGACACTAAATAGATCGAAATCCAAAACTAAACAAATGCGACTTGAAAGTCTCATCATGAGACTTTCATCAAATACTACTGTTTCCAGCCAAAAGTGCCGATTTATTCCGTAAGTACTTTGAAAGGTGCCGGAATGTTGAAACTTATTGGTAAATCCACCGCCATTATTCTTTTTATCGCCTCTCTTTTCTGTGGTGCCTATGCCCTTGCTGATGACGCCAGCGACATGGCAGGTGCGATTGAAAAAACCCAAAAAGACCTGCGTAGCTCGCAAACTCGCCAAGGTATGACCAAAGAGTCCCCTGAGGCCGCTCAAGTCGCTGAAAAAGTTAAAAGCATGTCAGGCAGCTCAGCCAACGAAAACGAAATGTACGACCTTGCAGCAGATGTTTTGGGCAACATGAAGGGCATGTCTCAAGAGCAGCTAATGAAAGTCATGCAGGAAGCGCAAAAAGATCCAGAGGGCTTTTTGAAAACATGGACTCCCGAGCAACGTAAGAAATTGGAAGGCATCGCGGAGCGCCTGCCCGCTTCTAAAAAAGGCAAACAGCCATAATCTCTATCCGTCAGAGAGTGTCTGTCTCACGGAACGATTCACACGGAACAACTACACCGTCAAAAAACGAAGTCATAAGAATTTGACAGCATAAAGCCCATGCTGTCACTTTCGTACTTTTCATCTACTTCAGCTAAAAATGAACAGACTCTCGCCGGGCCAGAATTTGCTTTGATAACTTGTGAAAGGATCGCAACAAGACTCGCGGAATTTTCCCGAATCTTGGATTGCGAAAACAGGCTATGAAAAAGGCATTTATTATTTTGAATCTTTTAATTTACAGCTTTCACGCCAACGCAAAAACCGCCTCGATTCTGGAATCCCTCAGCAGCAGTTGTAAGTACCGTTCCGAAAAATTCATCGCGAGCATGGATAAAATCAAACCGCGCTATGCTTACGGATACATCAACGACTGGCTGATGAATTTGAATTGCAAGATGCCGCCGAACGCGAAGGACTAGATCCCATCGTCGCTGTCACTCCGGAAATCTTGTCACAAAAATACTGCGACCAGATAAAATCAGTGAAAAGTCAGGAATTTGAAATTTACTTTTTAGATAAACAGTTCAAGGACGCCGGGATGAAAAAAGCGGAGATTGAAAAAGAACTGTTCAAAGCCAAGTACCTTTTAGACTCGCCGATGCTTTAGAAGGCTTTAAAATCAAAGTAAAGGAGTGACTTAAAAAATCACTCCTTTCACAAGCTCAGTGAAGAGATTATTTAACTGAAAATCGCTCACTTAATGTGTCCTCGTTTTGATTACAGTCGTAATCACACCTCTTGACCCGCTCCTGCTCCCCACGCTAGAAGTCGCACCATGAACCACACTTATCGCGACATTCTTTCTTCAGAACTGCTCACACGCAAGCAAAGCAATCCGCGGTTTTCTTTGCGGGCTTTCGCGAAACAATTGGATTTGAGTGCCAGCCATCTTTCTTCATTGATTATCGGAAAAAGAAATCTGACGCCGCAGCAGGCTCACAAGCTTTTAAACAAACTTGAACTATCTCCGGCAGACAAATCTTTATTTTTATCTTCGGCCTTTCCTCATATACTAGAAACACCCACAGCTCAGGAACGCCAGACGCAGCTTATCGCCGACGACAAATTTACTTTTCTGGCCGATTGGTATCACTTCGCAATCTTGAGCCTGGGAGATATTTCTCTCAATAAAGCCACACCGGCTTGGGTTTCAGAACGCCTGGGAATCAGCGAGCTGCAAGCCCGCGATGCTCTCAACCGTCTGCAACGTCTGGATCTAATTTCTATTAAATCAGACGGCAGCTTTAAACAGACTGGAAATCCCTTAACGACGACGGATGATATTCCATCAGGTGCCATCAAGGCCTACCACCGCAGTGTGATCGATCTGGCAAAAACAAAACTTGATACAGTTCCTGTCGAGGAGCGTGAATACGGCGCGATCACATTGGCCATCAATCCCGCGAAGATTGGTAAAGCCAAAAAGATGATTCGCGATTTTCAGAACCAGCTTTGCGAAGAACTCGAAGTCGGCAAAAAGAAATCAGTCTACACGCTCTCTGTGCAATTCTTCCCCGTCTCGGAAACCAAGGAATAAAAATGAAACACCGCTTTTTAATTTCAGTCTTATTCCTTTTAGTAAGTTCAACTTCTTTTGCCTGGAACCGTGTTGGTAACGGCGGCGGCGCCTGGATATGTCGCAGTTACGTCGGAAGTTTTTCTAATACCGAAGTTTCATGGGTTGCCCAAATCGATTTGCATGAAGCCTCATCGCAATACGGCCTTAAGATTAAAAACTTCAGTGGCAACTATCGCAGCATTGTTAAAAAAGTGGCCCAGCGTTTAAGCGCGTTGCCAAACAATCCTCTTGCCGGACTTGCGCCATTTTTGAAAGAGGTCAATGATCTAAGACCGGGACAACACGTCACTTATGTCGATCATGATTTAAACATCATCAACGATGCACTTTATTTTGCAGTACCAAAGGCATCGGCTTGCCCCAAGGGACGAATTCGTTACGAGCAAATCGTAAATTTCGACAACAATGGTTTCATTTTTGTTCAAAAAAGTCTTTTTAATCATTTATCGGAAAGATCCAAGGCCGCAATGGTTCTGCACGAAGCCATCTATGCCTATCGCCGCAGCTTGGGTGACACTGATTCCTTAAACAGCCGTCGCATTGTGGGTTTGGCTTTCTCAACTTTACCGGACGAGGAAATCAGCTGGCACCTTTCGTATTTAAAAAACGACATCGCACTCCGGTACCCACCTAGCTATAATTTTTATATTAAAATGATATCCGATGAAGGTCAGATTCAACCGTTGTGGAGCATCCCGATTCGTTTGACAGGTTTGACTAAAGGGGCCTCGACGGAAAATGCTGCCCTGGAAGTCGTTTCCAATTACTTAGGGTTTGCTTTCATGTACGTTGATCCTATAATCAACCCGATTAAAGCCGCTCCGAACTTAAGCATCCGCCTCAATGATGGTAATACCTATACAGCGCCGCTAACACCGAATGGTTGGGCGAAAAGACTGTCCCCCAACCTATTTAGCACCAACCCTAAATACTCCTGCGAAGCTGTCACCATGGTTGGCTATAACGACGTTCATATCATTTGCGTAAGCCTGCCTAAGAACTAAGAGAACTTTCCCCTTGTCTCATTTTGAGATAGAACCGGACACCTTAAGGACCGAAGTCCTTAAGCCGATAAAGGTTCATGTCAAATGCAGCCGAAAAAATTCAGTTCGTTCCAAGAGGTAATCTAAAAAGAACTTTGGCGTATCGTCCAATGCTGAACCGATGGTCCTATTTCCAGATGGGTTATGGGGGCTTCTTATTTCTTTTGGGAATTGGCGCAATTATCCATAATGCGACTTGTGATTGCTCCGCTCAAGCAAGGATCTCTTTAGGGAACTCCACAGCCCTCTTTCTTGGCCTGTCTGCAGTCCTTTTCTGGGCCGCGCGCAAAACACGTGAGCTTTCCAAAACGTTAGTGCATGTCACCCCAGAAGATATCACCCTCGATAAACCGAACAAGACGATTGAGATCGCTTACAAAGACATCAGCTCCGTCAAACTGGCATTCGTTCCCAGACTGGGCGGATGGATTGAGATTCATCTTAAAGACAAATCCATGCACAAATTTCCGGTAGGACTTGAGCGTAGTGAATATATTTTGGAATCAATTGCCAACTACAATCCGCAACTGGTCTCA contains these protein-coding regions:
- a CDS encoding trypsin-like serine protease, translating into MNKNLTQVALSLLALTLIAGCQGTNPGAQVELTNETGIVGGEPIAKNSSLIKHAVGLLILRKDESQTTCSAVIIRKDLILTARHCLTNAKLVYVMFTNDMHSKDYYYLNSTTFISYEKNPDTGKDADLALIKVRGDLAPGYEPINMPTETIRAKPGLDIIHIGFGQSKSIANSPTDEKGWGILRTVKQKVLYMYDIMEKNSQSFVVDQSNLKGICYGDSGGPAYTVSNGKYYLVGINEGTLAGYNKDPNDTDTCHGRSLLVDVFATKKWILDNAAKLQ
- a CDS encoding SDR family NAD(P)-dependent oxidoreductase; translation: MELKDQVIIVTGAASGIGRESAVALAKKGAKIISADYNDQGAEKTAEELREIGVPAFSFKVDVSKAEQVKALVDFAVEKFGTLNGIFNNAGIGLVKPFLEMEPASYMKVIEVDQHSVYYGMWYAAKKMVELKAKGTFVNTASIYGTMASEGSFNYNAAKAAVVMMSKTAALELAPYGIRVVGVAPGFINTSILGDDKAMKDTLAKQHMHGRLIEPEKVASVVAFLFSDAAQAINGTTVPVDDGFLVFKK
- a CDS encoding OsmC family protein, whose translation is MRAKVHRIDGHHFKFEVRGMQGDIDVAFADGKSAGPSPKELVLAALCGCTGTDVVDLMAKFQVQYESFDLEARAGLTDKHPKIFTRIDLTYSVKGAGIDAAQVVEAAKRSTHQYSGTAAMLSKAVPIFYTVQVNGETVATDQAQFA
- a CDS encoding phosphatase PAP2 family protein, with amino-acid sequence MKRLTLTASLILILPLTSQADWTQISARDFTMQDPPISESSVEKAEVDVMFDLQNRRTEAECAMAEKQQSPTFDAFYKKSGLFTAEEYAKIQRPLMQASSLASKISESFKDHYHRPRPYSDYSRLRPCIPPPGGSKSYPSMHAAVSMTDACIMAAIFPDRAQQILTYGDRLGTLRTVVGVHYPSDVTAGKILGEQICKALLADPSYTKLLPHN
- a CDS encoding TIGR02147 family protein: MNHTYRDILSSELLTRKQSNPRFSLRAFAKQLDLSASHLSSLIIGKRNLTPQQAHKLLNKLELSPADKSLFLSSAFPHILETPTAQERQTQLIADDKFTFLADWYHFAILSLGDISLNKATPAWVSERLGISELQARDALNRLQRLDLISIKSDGSFKQTGNPLTTTDDIPSGAIKAYHRSVIDLAKTKLDTVPVEEREYGAITLAINPAKIGKAKKMIRDFQNQLCEELEVGKKKSVYTLSVQFFPVSETKE